Proteins encoded within one genomic window of Triticum aestivum cultivar Chinese Spring chromosome 2D, IWGSC CS RefSeq v2.1, whole genome shotgun sequence:
- the LOC123051567 gene encoding peroxidase 1, with the protein MAASASCLSLVVLVALATVASAQLSPTFYDTSCPRALATIKSGVMAAVSSDTRMGASLLRLHFHDCFVQGCDASVLLSGMEQNALPNNGSLRGFEVIDSIKTQIEAICSQTVSCADILTVAARDSVVALGGPSWTVPLGRRDSLDANVPEANSDLPGPTSSRTDLEDAFRKKNLTTVDMVALSGAHTIGQAQCGTFKDRIYNETNIDTTFATSLRPNCPRSNGDNNLANLDTTTANTFDNVYYTNLMSQKGLLHSDQVLFNNDTTDNTVRNFASNPAAFSSAFTTAMIKMGNIAPKTGTQGQIRLSCSRVNS; encoded by the exons ATGGCCGCCTCCGCCTCTTGCCTTTCTCTTGTGGTGCTAGTGGCTCTGGCCACGGTGGCGTCGGCGCAGCTGTCGCCGACGTTCTACGACACGTCATGCCCCAGGGCCCTGGCCACCATCAAGAGCGGCGTCATGGCCGCCGTGAGCAGCGACACCCGCATGGGCGCGTCGCTGCTCCGGCTgcacttccacgactgcttcgtccaA GGCTGTGACGCGTCTGTTCTACTGTCTGGCATGGAACAAAACGCTCTCCCCAACAACGGGTCGCTGCGGGGCTTCGAAGTCATCGACAGCATCAAGACGCAGATCGAGGCCATCTGCAGCCAGaccgtctcctgcgccgacatcctcaccgtcgccgcccgtgACTCCGTCGTCGCC CTTGGAGGGCCGTCATGGACAGTCCCTCTGGGGAGAAGAGATTCCCTAGATGCAAACGTGCCGGAGGCAAACAGCGACCTCCCAGGCCCTACATCTAGCCGGACAGATCTTGAGGACGCGTTCCGCAAGAAGAACCTGACAACGGTCGACATGGTGGCTCTCTCGGGCGCGCACACCATCGGCCAGGCGCAGTGCGGGACCTTCAAGGACAGGATCTACAATGAGACTAACATCGACACGACCTTCGCCACATCTCTCCGGCCCAACTGCCCCCGGTCCAACGGCGACAACAACCTGGCGAACCTGGACACGACGACGGCCAACACGTTCGACAACGTCTACTACACCAACCTCATGTCACAGAAGGGGCTCCTGCATTCTGACCAGGTGCTCTTCAACAACGACACCACCGACAACACCGTCCGGAACTTCGCGTCCAACCCGGCGGCGTTCAGCAGCGCCTTCACGACGGCCATGATCAAGATGGGCAACATCGCACCCAAGACGGGGACGCAGGGGCAGATCAGGCTCAGCTGCTCCAGGGTGAACTCGTGA